A portion of the Candidatus Poribacteria bacterium genome contains these proteins:
- a CDS encoding DUF4159 domain-containing protein has translation MKQRHFSVQLANRNLRYKPHAVIASVGLHLLFVLIAALLLSGQRELNKDSFEATFVTLNPARTDVETRPTRRTVSTNIPLAREIPTNRILTQVSPVQQFPKNEREVVRQVAPLDLETDVPNPTEMAIAPILPNGETPNTSSVHSSVTPRVEAPVIEKGASAVIRSGGSNAAKSGLSEFLDGSLPTGSLGDGFDTAFRNLVKIPKEKLGGVLEGTDSEIRGHIRLIRLKHSLSDWWQDPTAIPALIKWLEDHTPIRADMDFAGGALRLTDPQIMDAPLIIMTGHDKDITVGRGLAKDGPLQTGFTPAERAALRKYIVEKGGMLFFDDCGFNGLFAHIVADELRQIFPEYPLDILPHDHEIYSIHYHLPKPPTGGDVFWGNENNAQPTQFRFQKGIIIDDRLAVVYNRKDYMCAMETAEIESRTMLRLRRSTDVYRFMSNLLIYALKYGGNIDRTGYTE, from the coding sequence ATGAAACAGAGACATTTTTCGGTGCAGCTTGCAAACCGAAACTTGCGATACAAACCTCATGCAGTCATCGCTTCAGTCGGATTGCATCTGCTCTTTGTACTGATAGCAGCGTTGCTGTTATCTGGACAGCGGGAATTGAATAAAGATTCATTTGAGGCGACCTTCGTTACGCTCAATCCTGCCAGAACGGATGTGGAAACCCGCCCAACTCGGCGGACCGTCTCGACGAACATTCCACTTGCAAGAGAAATCCCCACGAATCGCATACTAACACAAGTATCGCCTGTGCAGCAATTTCCAAAGAACGAAAGGGAGGTTGTGCGGCAAGTAGCACCATTAGACCTTGAAACTGATGTCCCGAATCCTACGGAGATGGCAATAGCACCGATACTTCCCAACGGTGAGACACCTAACACTTCATCCGTACATTCATCTGTTACTCCCAGAGTAGAGGCACCCGTCATAGAAAAAGGTGCTTCTGCTGTCATAAGAAGTGGTGGCTCCAATGCTGCTAAAAGTGGACTTTCAGAATTTCTGGACGGCTCCTTGCCGACAGGCAGTTTGGGAGATGGGTTTGATACGGCATTTCGCAACCTTGTGAAGATACCGAAGGAGAAACTGGGCGGTGTCCTTGAAGGAACAGACAGCGAGATTCGGGGGCATATCCGGTTGATTAGACTCAAACATTCACTTTCGGATTGGTGGCAGGATCCGACTGCCATCCCCGCACTCATCAAATGGTTGGAAGATCACACACCGATTCGAGCGGATATGGACTTCGCTGGCGGCGCACTACGACTGACCGATCCACAGATTATGGATGCCCCACTCATCATCATGACAGGACACGACAAAGATATTACCGTCGGGCGAGGGCTGGCGAAAGATGGTCCGCTCCAGACAGGTTTCACACCAGCGGAACGCGCCGCACTTCGGAAATATATCGTTGAAAAGGGTGGAATGCTCTTTTTTGATGACTGCGGTTTCAACGGACTTTTCGCACACATCGTCGCCGATGAACTCAGGCAGATTTTTCCAGAGTATCCTCTTGATATTCTACCCCACGATCATGAAATCTACAGTATTCATTACCATTTGCCGAAACCGCCTACCGGTGGTGATGTGTTCTGGGGCAATGAGAACAACGCACAACCGACGCAGTTCCGTTTTCAGAAAGGGATCATTATCGACGATCGGTTAGCGGTGGTTTACAATCGCAAGGATTATATGTGTGCAATGGAGACTGCAGAAATTGAGAGCCGCACGATGCTGCGGCTCCGACGTTCTACGGATGTCTATCGGTTTATGTCGAATCTGCTGATTTATGCGCTGAAATATGGCGGGAACATAGATAGGACAGGGTATACGGAGTAA
- a CDS encoding STAS domain-containing protein, whose product MQVNIQNKNFTILEIQGRVVGQDALVLKTMLEEHIQALEAQGGVPTLIFDMSGAQTMDSAGLGVLITTSTQIRQNGGRTALVNVNKGIRRMLIRTNLTSLFEFPKNLAEAIAKSF is encoded by the coding sequence ATGCAAGTCAATATTCAAAATAAAAACTTCACAATTTTAGAGATTCAAGGAAGAGTCGTCGGACAAGATGCGCTCGTGCTTAAAACCATGCTTGAGGAACATATTCAGGCACTTGAGGCGCAAGGTGGAGTTCCCACACTCATTTTCGATATGTCTGGGGCACAAACAATGGATAGTGCCGGGTTAGGTGTGCTTATCACTACCAGCACCCAGATCCGTCAGAATGGGGGACGGACGGCACTTGTTAACGTCAATAAGGGCATCAGACGTATGTTAATTCGGACAAACCTGACATCACTTTTTGAATTTCCCAAAAACCTCGCGGAAGCGATAGCCAAAAGTTTCTAA
- a CDS encoding nucleotidyltransferase family protein — translation MILTREKITNILSEKSEYLTEVYGVKKIGLFGSYAKGTYTETSDIDIIVEFEAPLGFKFMEFADYLEEILGKPVDVLTIGGLQGIRIPQVAQSIRESIVYV, via the coding sequence GTGATATTAACAAGGGAAAAAATCACAAACATCCTTTCTGAAAAATCCGAATACCTGACCGAGGTGTATGGTGTTAAGAAAATTGGCTTGTTCGGATCCTATGCCAAAGGAACATACACTGAAACCAGTGATATTGATATCATTGTCGAATTTGAAGCACCGTTGGGCTTTAAGTTCATGGAATTTGCTGACTATCTTGAGGAGATTCTTGGAAAACCAGTGGATGTGCTTACTATAGGTGGACTTCAAGGGATTCGGATTCCACAAGTTGCCCAGTCAATCAGGGAAAGTATTGTCTATGTCTAA
- a CDS encoding DUF86 domain-containing protein produces the protein MSNRTDTEFLEDIQEAIRRIRAYTHEMTYKEFFADTRTQDAVIRNLEIIGEATKKLSVGLRNRYPSVPWKEMAGARDRLIHNYFGVDIEVVWKISIAELSNLTLQIAKILCSDFTANQENSI, from the coding sequence ATGTCTAATAGAACAGATACGGAATTTCTGGAGGATATTCAAGAGGCTATACGTAGAATAAGAGCCTATACGCATGAGATGACATACAAAGAATTTTTTGCGGATACTCGAACACAGGATGCCGTTATTCGGAATCTGGAAATTATTGGGGAAGCGACTAAAAAACTATCTGTTGGACTCCGGAACCGATACCCAAGCGTTCCTTGGAAAGAGATGGCTGGTGCAAGGGATAGGCTTATTCATAACTATTTTGGTGTAGACATTGAAGTTGTGTGGAAAATCTCTATTGCTGAATTGTCTAATCTTACCCTACAAATCGCGAAAATCTTATGCAGTGATTTTACCGCAAATCAAGAAAATTCCATTTAG
- a CDS encoding membrane dipeptidase, translated as MLIVDAHLDLSMNALQGNRDLLSSAYTIRTQEVGMPGKGRTQGTVAFPEMRRGRIALSFVTLFARSTGRPSPHSDFASPAQSYGIAQGQLSYYRALERMGYVRIITNREQLDGHINAWQTWESTAIGDASDYDNAPPLGFVISMEGADPILYPTQLQDWVDGGLRLIGLTHYGPGRYAGGTGTEIGLTELGRPLLAEMERLGVILDLTHCSDQAFWQALEHYNGLVLASHNNCRALVPHQRQFSDEQLRAIFERDGVIGAAFDAWMLQPGWITGESSNGGVTLDNVVDHIDYVCQLAGNNRHAAIGTDLDGGYGREQSPSDLDTIADLQKIPGLLADRGYSDDDITAIMHGNWLRFLRDAWS; from the coding sequence ATGCTCATTGTTGATGCCCACCTTGATCTATCCATGAATGCGTTACAAGGCAACCGAGATTTGCTGAGTTCCGCCTATACGATTCGCACGCAAGAGGTAGGTATGCCCGGTAAAGGACGTACGCAAGGCACCGTCGCTTTTCCAGAAATGCGTCGCGGTCGAATTGCGCTGAGTTTTGTCACACTATTTGCCCGCTCCACCGGTAGACCCTCTCCGCATTCCGATTTTGCTTCGCCTGCCCAATCCTACGGCATCGCGCAGGGACAACTATCTTACTATCGCGCTTTAGAAAGAATGGGATATGTCCGTATCATCACGAACCGAGAACAATTAGACGGACACATCAACGCTTGGCAGACGTGGGAGAGCACAGCGATAGGCGACGCAAGCGACTACGATAATGCACCACCTTTAGGGTTTGTAATTAGCATGGAGGGTGCCGATCCGATCCTTTATCCGACCCAATTACAAGATTGGGTTGATGGGGGGTTGCGTCTGATCGGACTAACACATTACGGTCCCGGACGTTACGCTGGTGGAACAGGCACAGAAATCGGATTAACCGAACTTGGTCGTCCCTTGCTCGCTGAAATGGAACGCTTAGGCGTTATCCTCGACCTCACGCACTGCTCCGATCAGGCGTTCTGGCAGGCATTAGAGCACTACAACGGGTTAGTCCTCGCGAGTCATAATAACTGTCGGGCGCTGGTGCCGCATCAACGCCAGTTCAGCGATGAACAATTACGCGCAATCTTTGAACGAGATGGGGTCATCGGTGCTGCATTTGACGCGTGGATGCTTCAACCGGGCTGGATTACGGGTGAGAGTTCCAATGGAGGGGTTACTTTGGACAACGTCGTTGACCATATTGACTATGTTTGTCAACTGGCGGGCAACAACCGGCACGCTGCTATTGGAACAGACTTAGATGGTGGCTATGGGCGTGAGCAATCCCCCAGCGACTTGGACACCATCGCTGATCTACAGAAGATACCGGGCTTATTGGCAGATCGTGGCTATAGCGACGATGATATCACCGCCATCATGCACGGTAACTGGCTTCGATTCTTACGCGACGCATGGAGTTAG
- a CDS encoding sulfatase-like hydrolase/transferase: protein MTDNPNVILIFADDLGRGMLSCYGQQHFETPNIDRLANEGMKFNHAYGCAFCAPSRASMLTGLHDCHDGTWTYTQGGLYHRLSAGELTLDQITELIHTTGLQADPDDVFLAQIAEEAGYVTGQIGKLEWGFATTGARIRRHGWQYHYGYYDHQRCHGFYPPYLFENGQPTPIRGNTHDDCGVHPNTESPKNMEIRSNRQGKAVYSQDIFNEKIIEFLRDHKDNPFFLYHPSQLPHGPIAIPDIHPAVKQSSALTTFEKEYASMILKLDETVGIILDELERLGIDDRTMIVFSADNGHEVYYRQKGRTTGRQVDLDGNPFDDITTKFYSETGGDVFNGNDGMGGLKWSSWEGGTRIPYIVRLPGKVTPNSVSDHILTNYDLMPTLADFIGTEMPQDKDGVSFLPTLLERHEDQQHHEWVIYASRLGPALVTADGWKLRYINSTDSFQLYRLHDDYREENDLSADHPDLVARLSGWMLNACDGDYQNGTPGAHLAPYPNS, encoded by the coding sequence ATGACCGATAACCCGAATGTCATTCTCATCTTCGCTGACGATCTCGGACGTGGTATGCTCAGTTGCTATGGGCAGCAACATTTCGAGACACCGAATATCGATCGCCTTGCAAACGAAGGTATGAAGTTCAATCATGCTTACGGTTGTGCATTCTGCGCCCCCTCCCGTGCCAGCATGTTGACAGGTCTCCACGATTGCCATGATGGAACGTGGACCTATACACAGGGTGGACTCTACCACAGATTGAGTGCTGGTGAACTAACACTGGATCAAATTACAGAGTTAATCCATACAACCGGACTGCAAGCGGATCCCGACGATGTCTTCTTGGCACAGATCGCCGAGGAAGCGGGTTACGTTACAGGACAGATTGGGAAACTCGAATGGGGTTTTGCCACGACTGGCGCGCGTATTCGTCGCCACGGTTGGCAGTATCACTACGGCTACTATGACCATCAGCGTTGCCACGGTTTTTATCCGCCTTATCTCTTTGAGAACGGGCAACCCACGCCTATCCGAGGCAATACTCATGACGATTGCGGTGTACATCCGAATACGGAATCTCCTAAAAATATGGAGATTCGCAGCAATCGTCAAGGGAAAGCAGTATACTCTCAAGACATTTTCAACGAGAAAATTATAGAATTCCTTCGCGACCACAAGGATAACCCTTTCTTTCTCTATCACCCTTCTCAGTTGCCACACGGACCGATTGCTATTCCTGACATTCATCCGGCAGTCAAGCAGTCTTCGGCGTTAACAACGTTTGAGAAAGAGTACGCTTCCATGATCCTAAAACTGGATGAGACCGTCGGGATTATCTTGGATGAACTTGAACGCCTCGGAATAGACGACCGCACGATGATCGTCTTCTCCGCTGATAACGGCCATGAAGTGTACTACCGTCAGAAAGGACGAACGACGGGTCGGCAAGTCGATTTGGACGGCAACCCTTTTGACGACATCACAACGAAATTCTATTCGGAGACTGGCGGCGATGTGTTCAACGGAAACGACGGTATGGGAGGCTTGAAATGGTCGAGTTGGGAAGGCGGCACGCGAATTCCTTATATTGTTCGCTTGCCCGGAAAGGTTACACCCAATAGTGTCTCCGACCATATACTCACGAACTACGATCTAATGCCAACGCTCGCAGATTTCATCGGCACGGAAATGCCGCAAGATAAAGATGGCGTATCGTTCTTACCGACTTTACTTGAGAGGCATGAAGACCAGCAGCACCACGAATGGGTTATATACGCCTCTCGGCTCGGTCCGGCACTCGTAACGGCAGATGGTTGGAAGTTACGGTACATCAATAGCACAGACAGCTTCCAGTTATATCGTCTCCACGATGACTACCGCGAAGAGAACGACCTCTCAGCAGATCATCCTGACCTCGTTGCCCGCCTCAGTGGGTGGATGCTCAATGCTTGTGATGGCGATTACCAAAATGGTACACCCGGAGCGCATCTTGCTCCCTACCCAAACAGCTAA
- a CDS encoding aldehyde dehydrogenase family protein, which yields MIHIPILRAGRSYRSLNTVRVPHIKTGEPLVEVSQANRGLIAKDLVDITLQKEVLGQRSVAELIAICKEAARLFSTATLPLDGTDQSPTDYIQQVSGTTGLPEALCQQNLVKIQGVLENIDTVLDGLTRGLDLQVLDTGWGVQNGRTLSYVCETDSLGAVLPSNSPGVHSLWVPAVPLKVPLVLKPGREEPWTPYRIAQAFIEAGAPAEAFSFYPTDYSGANEILVRCGRSMLFGGGSTVAPWLNTPRVEIHGPGRSKIIIHEAEQNNWKQYLDLIVESVAKNGGRSCINASGVWVTAYGREIAEALTERLGRVEPKPLDHPQAGIAAWANPKAAHGISSLIDQHLKEPGATELTTGDRVVELDGCTFLRPTVIWCEDAEHPLANTEFPFPFVSVVEVSPAKLVEAIDATLVATAITEDASLTRNLIETPLIDRLNLGAIPTNQISWDSPHEGNLFEHLYRQRAFQRG from the coding sequence ATGATACACATTCCAATTCTACGCGCCGGACGTTCCTACAGAAGCCTGAACACTGTCCGTGTGCCGCATATCAAAACAGGCGAACCCTTGGTTGAGGTGAGCCAAGCCAACCGTGGCTTGATAGCGAAAGACCTCGTGGACATCACCCTCCAAAAAGAGGTGCTTGGTCAACGTTCTGTCGCCGAATTAATCGCTATCTGCAAGGAGGCAGCGCGCCTTTTCTCAACGGCAACGCTGCCACTTGACGGGACCGACCAATCGCCAACGGATTATATCCAACAGGTCTCTGGAACAACTGGCTTGCCCGAAGCACTCTGTCAGCAGAATTTAGTCAAGATTCAAGGTGTCTTGGAAAACATAGACACGGTTTTGGACGGACTCACCCGAGGACTCGATTTGCAAGTGCTTGACACTGGGTGGGGTGTCCAAAACGGACGGACGTTAAGTTATGTCTGTGAAACGGATTCCTTGGGTGCTGTCCTGCCGAGCAATTCACCGGGTGTGCATTCGTTGTGGGTGCCTGCTGTTCCGTTGAAGGTGCCGCTCGTCCTAAAACCGGGACGTGAAGAGCCGTGGACACCCTATCGGATAGCACAAGCGTTTATCGAAGCCGGTGCTCCCGCGGAGGCGTTCAGTTTCTATCCTACCGATTATTCTGGTGCTAATGAAATCCTTGTCCGATGTGGGCGTTCTATGCTTTTCGGTGGTGGTTCAACCGTCGCACCGTGGCTCAACACGCCCCGTGTTGAAATCCACGGACCCGGACGCAGCAAAATCATCATCCACGAAGCGGAGCAGAACAATTGGAAGCAATATCTTGATTTGATTGTAGAGTCGGTTGCCAAGAACGGGGGAAGATCCTGTATTAACGCCTCTGGTGTATGGGTAACAGCATACGGACGTGAGATTGCCGAGGCGTTGACGGAACGTTTAGGGCGCGTTGAGCCGAAACCCTTGGATCACCCACAAGCCGGAATCGCAGCGTGGGCGAATCCGAAGGCTGCTCACGGTATTTCCTCGCTTATCGATCAACACCTCAAAGAACCGGGTGCAACGGAATTGACAACGGGTGACCGAGTCGTCGAATTGGATGGCTGCACTTTCCTCAGACCGACTGTGATATGGTGTGAGGATGCGGAACATCCGTTAGCGAACACGGAGTTCCCGTTTCCGTTCGTGAGTGTCGTGGAAGTTTCACCAGCGAAATTAGTTGAAGCCATCGACGCGACACTCGTTGCCACCGCGATTACAGAAGATGCATCGCTCACGCGAAACCTCATAGAAACACCGCTTATTGACCGCCTGAATTTAGGTGCAATCCCGACGAATCAGATCTCTTGGGATAGTCCACATGAAGGAAATCTGTTCGAGCATCTCTATCGGCAGCGTGCTTTTCAGCGTGGGTAG
- a CDS encoding CopG family antitoxin: MKALQVPEFSTYEEEAAFWDNLDTADFMGDDGEWFRFETNQAIRVAILPEIAEELMKKARARGVSIETLVNVVLVEHVRESVEHID; encoded by the coding sequence ATGAAAGCGTTGCAAGTACCAGAGTTTTCGACTTACGAAGAAGAAGCCGCTTTTTGGGATAACCTTGACACCGCCGATTTTATGGGAGACGATGGAGAATGGTTTCGTTTTGAGACGAATCAAGCGATTCGTGTGGCAATTCTTCCGGAAATCGCTGAAGAACTTATGAAAAAAGCGCGCGCGCGAGGTGTGTCAATTGAGACCTTAGTGAATGTTGTTTTAGTTGAGCACGTTAGGGAATCAGTTGAACACATTGATTAG
- a CDS encoding BrnT family toxin, whose translation MYIDRLDWDDYRVEHIARHNVEPREVWEVCDDRSHLARRQGRNRYLVYGQTLDGRYLFIVLERIQESVYKPITARNMTEREKRNFRRLQK comes from the coding sequence ATGTATATCGACCGATTGGATTGGGACGACTATCGCGTTGAACATATTGCCCGACATAATGTAGAACCGCGTGAAGTATGGGAAGTCTGTGATGACAGGTCCCACTTAGCACGCCGTCAAGGACGCAATCGCTATCTTGTTTATGGACAAACCTTGGATGGGCGGTATCTATTTATAGTATTGGAGCGTATCCAAGAGTCTGTGTATAAACCTATTACTGCACGAAATATGACTGAACGCGAAAAACGAAATTTTAGGAGACTCCAAAAATGA
- a CDS encoding PQQ-binding-like beta-propeller repeat protein, with product MKPFWQSRFIYIIKLAVFLPFMVSAVSPEKEIALWGGTLSRNMVSDEKNIPASWDLETGENIKWTAELGSQSYAGPLIIGGKVFVGTNNKALYNPKLTGDRGNLMAFRESDGKFLWQSTHTKLPAGRVNDWPLQGICSTPFIEGDRLYYISNRCEVVCVDTEGFLDGENDGPFTDETETSEIDGDIIWIYDMMDELDVFPHNLATCSPLAVGDLLFLETSNGVDEGHIHIPSPDAPSFIALNKNTGELVWEDASPAENILHGQWSNPAYGVIKGVPQVIIPGGDGWVYAFAPETGDIIWKFDCNPKDSVWELGGRGTRNNIISTPVVYDDKVFIAVGQDPEHGEGVGHLWCIDASQTGDITETAGVWHFGGEQFNRTMSTVAIADGLLYISDLSGFLYCLDVNTGDLYWKHDAFAAIWGSPYVVDGKVYLGDEDGDVVILKAGKTEQVLFETNMGSAVYTTPVAKDGVLYIVTRNTLIAIEEKK from the coding sequence TTGAAACCTTTTTGGCAATCACGATTTATCTACATCATAAAACTCGCGGTATTTCTTCCTTTTATGGTGTCTGCCGTCTCCCCGGAAAAAGAGATCGCCTTGTGGGGCGGCACGCTAAGCCGTAATATGGTCTCCGACGAAAAGAATATCCCCGCAAGTTGGGATTTGGAAACCGGTGAAAATATCAAATGGACAGCAGAGCTCGGTTCGCAAAGTTACGCAGGACCCCTCATCATTGGAGGGAAAGTTTTCGTCGGTACAAATAACAAGGCACTCTACAACCCAAAACTGACCGGTGATCGCGGGAATCTTATGGCATTTCGCGAATCCGATGGCAAATTCCTCTGGCAATCGACCCACACCAAACTCCCGGCAGGCAGGGTAAACGACTGGCCCCTGCAGGGAATCTGTTCCACGCCGTTTATTGAAGGTGATCGACTCTACTATATCTCCAACCGTTGTGAAGTCGTCTGTGTTGACACTGAGGGTTTCCTTGATGGTGAAAACGACGGTCCTTTTACCGACGAAACCGAAACAAGTGAGATTGATGGCGATATCATCTGGATCTACGATATGATGGACGAGTTAGATGTCTTTCCGCACAATCTCGCGACCTGTTCACCACTCGCAGTTGGTGATCTTCTTTTCTTGGAAACGAGTAACGGTGTTGATGAAGGGCATATACATATCCCTTCACCAGATGCTCCATCCTTTATTGCTTTGAATAAGAACACAGGAGAACTTGTTTGGGAAGATGCCTCCCCTGCCGAAAATATACTGCACGGGCAGTGGTCAAACCCCGCTTACGGTGTTATCAAAGGTGTCCCGCAGGTTATCATCCCTGGTGGTGATGGTTGGGTCTATGCGTTTGCGCCGGAAACAGGTGATATCATCTGGAAGTTTGACTGCAATCCGAAAGATTCCGTTTGGGAACTCGGCGGACGTGGCACACGCAACAACATCATCTCAACCCCTGTTGTTTATGACGACAAGGTTTTTATCGCTGTTGGACAAGACCCGGAACACGGTGAAGGCGTAGGACATCTCTGGTGCATTGATGCCTCCCAAACCGGTGATATTACGGAGACCGCAGGTGTATGGCATTTCGGCGGTGAACAGTTCAATCGCACGATGTCCACTGTTGCCATTGCTGATGGACTTCTCTACATCTCAGACTTGAGCGGATTCCTCTACTGCTTGGATGTGAACACTGGGGATCTCTATTGGAAACACGATGCCTTCGCCGCAATTTGGGGTTCTCCTTATGTTGTGGACGGCAAGGTTTATCTCGGCGACGAAGATGGCGATGTTGTTATCCTGAAAGCAGGCAAAACTGAACAGGTACTGTTTGAAACCAATATGGGTAGTGCTGTTTATACGACCCCTGTGGCAAAAGACGGGGTGCTTTACATCGTAACCCGTAATACACTGATCGCAATAGAAGAAAAGAAATAA
- a CDS encoding PQQ-like beta-propeller repeat protein, producing the protein MPAVAGDWPTWRGPNQDGTSTETGLISSWSVEGENLLWEAEFIGRSTPIVLNGRVYVMGRVGKDITEQERVACFDAETGERLWNYQFNVFHTTITFNRVGWTSLAGDPETGNIYAHGVQGLFFCFDKDGNVLWSRSLTEEYGRISGYGGRVHTPIIAGDLVVISYLNSGWGDQAATRHRYFAFDKRTGELIWISTPGGRPLDTTYSTPVVTTINGQQLIIGGNADGGIYAMKQNTGEMVWGFKLSQRGINTSVIVSGTKVYASHSEENIDNTEMGRVVCIDATGTGDVTKTHEFWRYDAVNVGYASPTIHGGHLYVVDNSANVHAVNADTGEFLWMHNIGKVGKGSPVWADGKLYVPEVNGGFIILQPGEDKCETLSTQEISRAAEEHYVEIYGSPAIADGRIYFTTEERLYCLGGKN; encoded by the coding sequence ATGCCTGCTGTCGCTGGCGATTGGCCGACGTGGCGGGGACCAAACCAAGACGGCACCTCAACTGAAACTGGGTTAATCTCATCTTGGTCGGTTGAAGGTGAGAACCTGCTCTGGGAAGCGGAATTTATCGGACGTTCAACACCGATTGTGCTCAACGGCAGAGTCTACGTCATGGGGCGTGTCGGTAAAGACATCACCGAACAGGAACGCGTCGCCTGCTTCGACGCAGAAACCGGTGAACGCCTATGGAATTATCAGTTTAACGTCTTTCATACCACCATCACCTTCAACCGAGTCGGCTGGACGAGCCTCGCTGGCGACCCAGAGACAGGGAATATCTATGCGCACGGGGTCCAAGGACTTTTCTTCTGCTTCGACAAGGATGGCAATGTCCTTTGGTCGCGTTCACTCACAGAGGAGTATGGACGAATATCCGGGTACGGGGGGCGCGTTCATACTCCCATTATTGCTGGCGACCTCGTCGTGATTAGTTATCTCAATTCGGGTTGGGGCGATCAAGCCGCAACACGCCACCGCTATTTTGCCTTCGATAAACGGACCGGCGAACTGATTTGGATTTCAACCCCCGGTGGTAGACCCTTAGACACAACCTACTCCACGCCAGTTGTTACCACTATCAATGGACAGCAGCTCATTATTGGTGGCAATGCTGATGGCGGTATCTACGCGATGAAACAGAATACCGGAGAGATGGTCTGGGGATTTAAACTGAGTCAACGCGGTATCAATACATCCGTCATCGTTTCAGGCACGAAGGTCTATGCCTCACATAGCGAAGAGAATATAGACAATACAGAGATGGGACGCGTCGTTTGTATTGACGCAACCGGCACCGGGGATGTCACTAAAACCCACGAATTCTGGCGGTATGACGCGGTTAACGTTGGATACGCATCTCCGACAATTCACGGTGGACACCTCTATGTTGTGGATAATTCCGCTAACGTTCATGCTGTTAATGCGGATACAGGCGAGTTCCTCTGGATGCACAACATCGGCAAAGTCGGCAAAGGTTCTCCTGTCTGGGCAGATGGAAAACTCTATGTCCCGGAAGTCAACGGCGGATTTATTATCCTTCAACCTGGCGAAGATAAATGTGAGACGTTAAGCACGCAAGAGATCAGTCGGGCAGCGGAGGAGCATTACGTCGAAATCTACGGTTCACCCGCTATTGCTGATGGACGTATCTATTTCACGACAGAAGAACGTCTCTACTGTCTCGGAGGGAAAAATTAA